A genome region from Archaeoglobus fulgidus DSM 4304 includes the following:
- a CDS encoding DUF531 domain-containing protein — MISICLVNTYDKLKKHEIHLRSIARAAPLCYAFNFHLALLDFPFWRSEKEVAEEVANYTTIGEGGKYLLYLAESGKLHLIDKIPAHFGEVVATTSKPDPDKVVNPDTLAAFKSATFLIGLGRRGLPREMLKSAKYHLDVTRKGVSLETCSAIGAIAMLLAVKVVGEWRK; from the coding sequence ATGATCTCCATCTGCCTTGTCAACACCTACGACAAGCTGAAAAAACACGAAATTCACTTGCGGAGCATTGCACGGGCAGCACCGCTCTGCTACGCCTTCAACTTTCACCTCGCTTTGCTCGACTTTCCCTTCTGGAGGAGTGAGAAGGAGGTGGCTGAGGAGGTTGCCAACTACACGACCATCGGAGAAGGCGGGAAATACCTGCTATATCTCGCAGAATCCGGGAAACTTCACCTAATAGATAAGATTCCGGCTCATTTCGGAGAGGTGGTTGCCACAACGTCCAAGCCTGACCCGGACAAAGTAGTCAATCCCGATACTTTAGCAGCGTTCAAATCGGCAACTTTTTTAATAGGTCTCGGAAGAAGGGGTTTGCCACGGGAAATGTTAAAGTCCGCAAAATACCACCTCGACGTGACACGCAAAGGGGTAAGCCTTGAAACCTGCAGCGCCATTGGGGCGATTGCGATGTTGCTGGCTGTAAAGGTGGTGGGAGAATGGAGGAAATAA
- a CDS encoding DUF1786 domain-containing protein, with amino-acid sequence MGGGAITFAVRRHLQRYRVYATERAALTFADNLERVREMGIIIGEPEGDAVELETKDVDMPFFSDFIEKMGYEMPRYYVVAVQDHGFSPQISNRVFRFRMFESLLRKNPGIEGFLFHHREIPPEFNRMRDAASSVLDYVRAEVYVVDTVFAAIAGCALQVKEFPALLVNFGNSHLTAAIVDEDYRIKALLEHHTPVLRRRGVDEIKSLLERFERGELSNEYVLSDEGHGCYYDEVVDVRERLCTGPNAHLSPFKEVGGDPMVVGNLGMMFLLRKKVT; translated from the coding sequence ATGGGTGGGGGAGCGATAACCTTTGCAGTTAGAAGACACCTTCAGAGATACAGGGTTTACGCAACAGAGAGGGCAGCGCTGACCTTTGCCGATAACCTCGAAAGGGTTAGGGAGATGGGGATAATCATTGGCGAGCCTGAGGGCGATGCGGTGGAGCTTGAAACGAAAGACGTGGACATGCCATTCTTTTCTGATTTCATCGAAAAAATGGGCTATGAAATGCCGAGATATTATGTGGTAGCGGTGCAGGACCACGGCTTTTCACCGCAAATCAGCAACAGGGTTTTCAGGTTCAGAATGTTTGAGTCACTTTTGAGAAAAAACCCCGGCATTGAGGGATTTCTCTTTCACCATAGAGAGATACCGCCGGAGTTCAACAGGATGAGGGATGCTGCGAGCAGCGTTCTGGATTACGTCAGGGCTGAGGTTTACGTTGTCGATACCGTCTTCGCAGCGATTGCCGGATGCGCCCTGCAGGTGAAGGAATTCCCCGCATTGCTGGTTAATTTCGGCAACTCCCATCTAACAGCAGCGATAGTCGATGAGGATTACAGGATTAAGGCTCTACTGGAGCACCACACTCCTGTTTTAAGGAGGAGAGGTGTGGATGAGATAAAATCGCTCCTTGAGAGGTTTGAGAGGGGTGAGCTGAGCAACGAGTACGTTTTGAGCGACGAAGGGCACGGCTGCTACTACGATGAGGTCGTTGATGTTAGGGAGAGGCTCTGCACAGGCCCCAACGCCCACCTTTCACCCTTTAAAGAGGTTGGCGGGGACCCGATGGTTGTGGGAAATCTGGGGATGATGTTTCTGCTGAGGAAAAAAGTTACTTGA
- a CDS encoding RNA 2'-phosphotransferase, which produces MEEIRFCPEHGFYRGEKCRCGAEGELILPKEKVEKLGKFISGVLRHFPDKFGLNMDENGWVNLESLARVVKRRYKWANIWLIKALVYSDEKQRYELKGDKIRARYGHSIDVKLSDFPEAKEDVLYYGTSEEEAHRMLEIGIKPVNQRYVHLSTTIEKSKEVASIRTDTPIVLEIDAKKAREDGIRIIKANDLIALAEEIPAKYIKRQIVFNQYSSS; this is translated from the coding sequence ATGGAGGAAATAAGATTCTGCCCAGAGCACGGGTTTTACAGAGGGGAGAAGTGCAGGTGCGGTGCGGAGGGAGAACTGATTCTGCCCAAGGAGAAGGTTGAAAAGCTTGGAAAATTCATTTCCGGAGTTCTGAGGCACTTCCCCGACAAGTTCGGTCTCAATATGGACGAGAACGGCTGGGTGAACCTTGAATCTCTTGCAAGAGTTGTGAAAAGGAGGTACAAGTGGGCGAACATCTGGCTGATTAAAGCTCTCGTTTACAGCGACGAAAAGCAGAGGTACGAGCTGAAGGGCGACAAAATAAGGGCGCGATACGGGCACAGCATTGATGTAAAGCTCAGCGACTTTCCTGAGGCAAAAGAGGACGTTCTGTATTACGGAACAAGCGAGGAGGAAGCTCACAGAATGCTTGAAATCGGGATAAAGCCCGTGAACCAGAGATACGTTCACCTGTCAACAACAATCGAGAAGAGCAAGGAGGTGGCGAGCATCAGGACTGATACACCAATTGTTCTAGAAATAGACGCCAAAAAGGCTAGAGAAGACGGAATAAGAATTATCAAGGCGAACGACCTTATTGCACTCGCAGAAGAGATACCGGCAAAATATATAAAAAGACAGATTGTATTTAATCAGTACTCGTCGTCGTAG
- a CDS encoding metal-dependent hydrolase produces the protein MNRPGHMGATLLALSPFIPKLGVEFVALAAIFSMLPDVDLVLKIRHREYTHNFTFAAISTLLFFFLFRYAGIPEMLALSVFAAVSIHIAVDVFTMQKFPPFFPFSRKRVAFKVFRSDNSAVNAGSFILGSIAFVYFAGGGNAWW, from the coding sequence ATGAACCGTCCCGGACACATGGGAGCGACGCTCTTAGCTCTTTCCCCCTTTATCCCCAAACTGGGTGTGGAGTTCGTCGCATTGGCGGCAATTTTCTCCATGCTGCCCGATGTGGACTTGGTTTTGAAAATCAGGCACAGGGAGTACACGCACAACTTCACCTTTGCTGCAATCTCAACCCTGCTGTTCTTCTTCCTTTTCAGGTATGCGGGAATTCCTGAAATGCTTGCCCTCTCAGTCTTTGCTGCGGTGTCAATCCACATAGCCGTTGATGTGTTCACGATGCAGAAATTTCCGCCATTCTTCCCTTTTTCCAGGAAAAGGGTGGCATTCAAGGTTTTCAGGAGCGATAACAGCGCGGTTAATGCCGGATCTTTTATACTCGGCTCGATAGCGTTCGTTTACTTCGCGGGTGGTGGAAATGCTTGGTGGTGA
- a CDS encoding PAS domain S-box protein, producing MLKLGDSSQYTFKLSKNGEIIDADRGFVEKMGYDLDSILSATIYDLTEDSGIKERLESGGEVEVVGVDGESYHLHLYSDGEYVYAYDVSKFCEVLRSIYAGVWDFYYGLLFVDEQKRILAANNTFYSFTGLERVEGKKLHDVFPELSQSVDEILKRGEGEVSVKINNRLFHVRVKVREVSVLGKRVYEVLARTLTEEKVRNLRSIFDDFRYPVVALFADEIVYHNKAAENLLSEVDLKSVKGKNLGSVRVGDKEYLFFKIAKDGVYLFVEDLDRVLRGLEEELVQYKLSFENSVDAIIIVDREGTIIHTNPAVKLHGYTPEELIGRNVFEFIHPSHLEEVNKAVEEGRGGKFRRMELRIRDKSGSLRWVEVVGVPIRTSDGEVTGGILVLRDVTTRKELQQKLVESEELYRTLTENSHSGIYVIQDGELVYMNKATQDYTGYTLDELRKEWKKVFDRRIWDEVERAVNDALSGKVIQTFSKYYTKSGEGRYASFVLSPITFRGKPAVLGNFIDVTSQVLAEKKLRESEELYRTLAEHSHTGIFIIQNDKVVYGNEKLREILGYTIEEVNSLEHPYKVLHPDFYDKVVERYRARERGEEVPNSYEVKVLTKDGKEKWLKVLASRISYRGKPAVMANIADITDLKEREEMLKRLNLLLRVTSVCSREISQEKTEFKILSTVRKHLERAGLEVAVYLYEDGLILAGISRGLDEEKCEKMAMEHIDSDEIKVEKVDGKEVLILPISNGRISGVIMVFSEKGFSEEEISVLEAIGKDVKFAFKSLKIEREKEAALKVIMENLSQFEHLADRLRNPLAIIKGYLEIRENFSFDEFAKRVEEQVCRIENILDELRAREIVTYEIKKLLEG from the coding sequence ATGTTAAAGCTAGGCGATAGCAGTCAGTACACCTTTAAGCTTTCTAAGAATGGGGAAATTATAGACGCCGACAGAGGCTTTGTTGAAAAAATGGGTTACGATCTTGATTCTATTCTCTCTGCGACGATTTACGACTTAACGGAAGATTCCGGCATCAAAGAAAGGCTTGAAAGTGGTGGTGAGGTAGAGGTTGTCGGAGTTGACGGGGAGTCTTACCATCTGCATTTGTACAGCGACGGTGAATACGTCTACGCATACGACGTCAGCAAATTTTGTGAAGTGCTGAGGAGCATATATGCTGGGGTTTGGGACTTTTACTACGGTCTTCTGTTCGTTGATGAGCAAAAGAGGATTCTGGCCGCCAATAACACCTTTTACAGCTTCACAGGTCTGGAGAGGGTGGAGGGCAAGAAGCTGCATGACGTTTTTCCTGAACTCTCTCAGTCGGTTGACGAGATTCTTAAGAGGGGAGAAGGAGAAGTTTCTGTGAAAATCAACAATAGACTGTTTCATGTGAGAGTTAAAGTGAGGGAGGTCAGCGTCCTCGGAAAGAGAGTTTACGAGGTTCTTGCAAGGACGCTGACGGAGGAGAAGGTGAGGAATTTAAGGTCGATTTTCGATGATTTCAGGTATCCTGTCGTTGCATTGTTTGCGGACGAAATCGTGTATCACAACAAGGCCGCGGAAAATCTCCTTTCAGAGGTTGACTTGAAGAGCGTTAAGGGGAAAAATCTCGGGAGTGTCAGGGTTGGGGACAAGGAGTACCTTTTCTTTAAAATTGCAAAGGATGGTGTTTACCTCTTTGTCGAGGATTTGGACAGGGTTCTCAGGGGGCTTGAAGAGGAGCTTGTCCAGTACAAGCTCTCCTTTGAAAACTCCGTTGATGCAATCATAATCGTTGACCGCGAGGGGACTATTATCCACACGAATCCCGCAGTGAAGCTCCACGGATACACTCCGGAAGAGCTCATCGGGAGGAATGTGTTTGAGTTTATCCATCCAAGTCACCTTGAGGAAGTGAACAAGGCCGTCGAGGAGGGCAGAGGTGGGAAGTTCAGAAGAATGGAGCTGAGAATTAGGGATAAGTCTGGCAGTTTGAGATGGGTTGAGGTTGTCGGTGTTCCAATAAGGACCTCTGATGGAGAAGTTACAGGCGGAATTCTGGTTTTGAGGGACGTCACAACAAGAAAGGAGCTTCAGCAAAAACTCGTGGAAAGCGAGGAGCTTTACAGAACTCTTACTGAGAACTCCCACTCGGGTATTTACGTCATTCAGGATGGTGAACTCGTTTACATGAACAAAGCCACGCAGGACTACACCGGATACACTCTGGATGAGCTGAGAAAGGAATGGAAAAAGGTCTTCGACCGCAGAATATGGGATGAGGTGGAAAGGGCTGTAAACGACGCACTCTCAGGAAAAGTCATTCAGACCTTCTCGAAGTACTACACGAAAAGCGGGGAAGGGAGGTACGCAAGCTTTGTGCTCTCCCCCATAACCTTCAGGGGGAAGCCAGCAGTTCTTGGAAACTTCATCGACGTGACATCTCAAGTGCTGGCGGAGAAAAAGTTAAGGGAGAGCGAAGAACTCTACAGAACTCTCGCAGAGCACTCCCACACGGGCATCTTCATAATTCAGAACGACAAAGTAGTTTACGGCAACGAAAAGCTCAGAGAGATACTCGGCTATACTATTGAGGAGGTAAACTCCCTCGAACACCCCTACAAGGTACTTCATCCCGACTTTTATGATAAGGTGGTGGAAAGATACAGGGCCAGAGAGAGGGGAGAGGAGGTTCCGAATAGCTATGAGGTGAAAGTCCTAACGAAAGACGGAAAGGAGAAGTGGCTGAAAGTTCTTGCGAGCAGAATTTCGTACAGAGGGAAGCCTGCGGTTATGGCAAACATTGCCGACATCACGGATTTAAAGGAAAGGGAGGAAATGCTGAAAAGGCTGAACCTTTTGTTGAGAGTTACGAGTGTTTGCAGCAGGGAGATATCGCAGGAGAAAACTGAGTTTAAAATTCTCAGCACGGTCAGAAAACACCTTGAAAGGGCCGGACTTGAGGTTGCGGTCTACCTCTATGAGGATGGCTTAATACTGGCAGGCATTTCGAGGGGGCTTGATGAGGAGAAATGCGAGAAAATGGCGATGGAGCACATTGATTCAGATGAGATAAAGGTTGAGAAGGTTGACGGCAAGGAGGTTTTGATTCTGCCCATCTCGAACGGCAGAATTTCGGGTGTGATAATGGTATTCTCCGAAAAAGGGTTCTCGGAGGAAGAAATCAGCGTTCTTGAGGCAATCGGAAAGGACGTAAAATTCGCTTTCAAATCGCTGAAGATAGAGAGGGAAAAGGAGGCGGCTTTGAAGGTGATTATGGAGAACCTCTCCCAGTTTGAGCATCTGGCAGACAGGCTGAGAAATCCACTGGCGATAATAAAGGGCTACTTGGAAATCAGGGAGAACTTTTCCTTCGATGAGTTTGCCAAGAGAGTCGAGGAGCAGGTTTGCAGAATTGAAAACATTCTCGACGAGCTTAGGGCGAGGGAAATTGTTACTTACGAGATAAAAAAGCTTCTTGAGGGTTGA
- a CDS encoding LL-diaminopimelate aminotransferase: MFKLADRLEKIPPYLFAEIDAMKRKKLQEGVKVIDFGVGDPDLPTPEHIVEALKNAAEKVERQKYPSYEGMLSFRESVARFYRRRKGVNLDPESEVISLIGSKEGIAHLPLAFVNDGDYVLVPEPGYPVYYSSTLLADGVPYEMPLKEENKFLPDFQLIPDEIARKAKIMFLNYPNNPTAAVAPKEFIKEAIDFCIDNKIILAHDAAYSEITFDGYKAPSFLEFEDAFEVCVEFNSLSKTYNMTGWRIGFACGNRDILAGLLKVKTNVDSGVFEAIQEAAIAAMDGPDRVIEENCKVYQRRRDLLVEGLRDVGIDAEKPKATFYVWAKVGGSSIEFVKQLIDKAGIVATPGIGFGKSGEGFVRFALTRGEGVIEEAIDRLKTILHK, encoded by the coding sequence ATGTTTAAGTTGGCGGACAGACTGGAAAAGATTCCCCCGTATCTTTTCGCAGAGATCGATGCAATGAAAAGGAAAAAGTTGCAGGAAGGAGTTAAGGTAATCGATTTCGGAGTGGGCGACCCGGACCTACCAACGCCTGAGCACATCGTTGAGGCGCTGAAAAACGCCGCTGAGAAGGTTGAGAGGCAGAAGTATCCAAGCTACGAGGGGATGCTTAGCTTCAGAGAGAGTGTGGCAAGGTTCTACAGGAGAAGAAAGGGAGTGAATCTTGACCCCGAATCGGAGGTAATCTCTCTCATCGGCTCCAAAGAGGGGATAGCGCACCTTCCGCTCGCCTTCGTGAACGACGGAGACTATGTTCTCGTACCAGAGCCGGGGTATCCTGTGTACTACTCCTCCACATTGCTTGCCGACGGCGTACCTTATGAAATGCCGCTAAAGGAAGAAAACAAATTCCTGCCCGATTTTCAGTTGATTCCCGATGAAATTGCCAGAAAGGCCAAAATAATGTTTCTGAACTACCCAAACAACCCCACTGCAGCCGTGGCTCCAAAGGAGTTTATCAAGGAGGCAATAGACTTCTGCATAGACAACAAAATTATTCTAGCCCACGATGCAGCCTACAGCGAGATTACCTTCGATGGCTACAAGGCTCCCAGCTTCCTTGAGTTTGAGGATGCCTTTGAAGTCTGCGTGGAGTTCAACTCCCTCTCCAAAACCTACAACATGACCGGCTGGAGGATAGGATTCGCCTGTGGTAACAGAGATATTCTTGCCGGCCTTTTAAAGGTGAAGACCAACGTTGACAGCGGGGTTTTTGAGGCGATACAGGAGGCTGCCATAGCCGCGATGGATGGCCCTGACAGAGTTATAGAGGAAAACTGCAAGGTGTACCAGAGGAGAAGGGACCTGCTGGTTGAAGGGTTGAGGGATGTTGGAATTGACGCCGAAAAACCGAAAGCTACCTTCTACGTCTGGGCAAAGGTGGGCGGGAGCAGCATCGAGTTCGTAAAGCAGTTAATAGATAAGGCAGGAATAGTGGCAACTCCGGGGATTGGGTTCGGCAAGTCTGGAGAAGGGTTCGTCAGGTTTGCCTTAACCAGAGGAGAGGGTGTTATAGAGGAGGCAATAGATAGGCTGAAAACAATATTACATAAATAA
- the cysS gene encoding cysteine--tRNA ligase, whose product MEVYNTLSRKIEKLEDIVDGKRVKMYVCGITAYDYSHIGHARSAVFFDVFRRYLEYLGYEVVYVQNFTDVDDKIINRAVKEGKTQKEVAEKFIEEYLKDMEALNVKKPTYQPKVTEHIPDIIEFIQNLIEKGYAYVIDGDVYFHVPAFEHYGELSKQSLEELNRHRIEPDERKRDVKDFALWKSAKEADLKAQAVFDSPWGRGRPGWHIECSVMSAKYLGVPFDIHGGGKDLIFPHHENERAQSFARFGVEPVKIWVHNDFIRIKGEKMSKSLGNIVRIRDVLQRYEGEVLRYFLLTAHYRSPLDYTEEALERAKRAYEYLRSALINLDMEIAYLKTFGDRKEGNQVDVEDYIRRFEEAMNRDLHTPDAIAVLHEFAGLINKSLYELSLNQAEELYEAFKRLCGVLGLFEKMERVPALSREDAEKVVERERARKERNFELADAIRDEFAKRGIRLIDTPKGTRWRVE is encoded by the coding sequence ATGGAAGTTTACAATACCCTCTCGAGAAAAATCGAGAAGCTTGAGGATATTGTGGATGGCAAAAGGGTGAAGATGTACGTTTGCGGTATCACAGCTTACGATTACTCCCACATCGGCCACGCGAGGAGTGCCGTGTTTTTCGACGTTTTCAGGAGGTATTTGGAGTATCTCGGATATGAGGTAGTATATGTTCAGAACTTCACGGATGTGGATGACAAGATCATCAACAGGGCCGTTAAGGAGGGCAAGACGCAGAAAGAAGTGGCGGAAAAGTTCATTGAGGAATATCTGAAGGACATGGAGGCTTTAAACGTAAAAAAGCCAACGTATCAGCCTAAGGTTACGGAGCACATCCCCGACATAATTGAGTTTATCCAGAATTTGATTGAAAAGGGCTACGCATACGTAATTGATGGGGATGTTTACTTCCACGTGCCAGCCTTTGAGCACTACGGCGAGCTATCGAAGCAAAGTCTTGAAGAGCTAAACAGGCACAGAATAGAGCCGGATGAGAGGAAAAGGGACGTGAAGGATTTTGCCCTCTGGAAGTCCGCGAAAGAGGCTGATTTAAAGGCTCAGGCTGTTTTCGACTCTCCTTGGGGCAGAGGAAGGCCGGGGTGGCACATAGAGTGCAGCGTCATGTCGGCCAAGTATCTGGGAGTGCCTTTCGACATCCACGGCGGGGGGAAGGACTTGATATTCCCCCACCACGAAAACGAGAGGGCTCAGAGCTTTGCGAGATTCGGGGTGGAGCCTGTTAAAATCTGGGTGCACAACGACTTCATAAGGATAAAAGGGGAAAAGATGAGCAAAAGCCTGGGAAACATAGTCAGGATTAGGGATGTGCTTCAGAGGTACGAAGGAGAGGTGCTCAGATACTTTCTGCTCACAGCCCACTACCGCAGCCCTCTCGACTACACCGAAGAGGCACTTGAGAGGGCGAAGAGGGCTTACGAGTATCTTAGGTCAGCTTTAATAAACCTCGATATGGAGATTGCATATCTGAAAACCTTCGGAGACAGGAAAGAGGGTAATCAGGTTGATGTTGAGGATTACATCAGGAGGTTCGAGGAGGCGATGAACAGAGACCTGCACACACCCGATGCGATTGCGGTTCTTCACGAATTTGCCGGCTTGATCAACAAATCCCTTTACGAGTTAAGCCTTAACCAAGCAGAAGAGCTTTACGAAGCTTTTAAGAGATTGTGTGGAGTTCTCGGGTTGTTCGAGAAGATGGAGAGAGTGCCCGCTCTTAGCAGAGAAGATGCAGAAAAGGTTGTTGAAAGGGAAAGGGCAAGGAAGGAGAGAAACTTCGAGCTTGCCGATGCCATAAGAGATGAATTCGCGAAGAGAGGAATCAGGCTGATTGACACACCCAAGGGAACGAGGTGGAGGGTGGAATGA